In Candidatus Ancaeobacter aquaticus, a single genomic region encodes these proteins:
- the gltX gene encoding glutamate--tRNA ligase, with protein MGNIRTRFAPSPTGYLHIGGVRTALFNWLYARHNNGTYVLRIEDTDRARSSEEAVTTILESLQWLGLDWDEGPFFQSERLPIYSRYAEQLLKEEKAYYSETDEQGRRALIFRIPHETVVLKDLIYGNIEFDNALIKDLVIIKSDGMPTYNFACTIDDALMNITHIIRGDDHISNTPKQIPLYEALGFDLPHYAHVPMILGEDKARLSKRHGATSVTYYKDEGYLREALNNYLLLLGWSPGDDREIFSGEEMIREFTLDKVSKKSAVFSIDKLSWMNGMYIRKEDRQILYDRVHTYLIAKGAITDKYDKNTLNTIIDLFKDRVKVINDFFDMGDFFFVGKIDYSEELCSKFIMKDGIINALEIVRDRINELSNFDENSIEELCRTINEECGLKTKHFFQSIRIALTGKTVSPGLFETMVVLGKDTVLQRLENLLNVCNESCK; from the coding sequence ATGGGTAATATTAGAACGAGATTTGCACCGAGTCCCACCGGATATTTGCATATCGGGGGGGTACGTACCGCGCTATTTAACTGGTTATATGCACGACACAATAACGGTACATACGTTTTAAGGATTGAAGATACGGATCGTGCCAGATCAAGTGAAGAGGCAGTAACTACTATTTTAGAAAGTCTTCAGTGGCTAGGACTTGATTGGGATGAAGGTCCTTTTTTTCAGTCTGAACGTCTTCCTATATACTCTCGGTATGCTGAACAATTATTGAAAGAAGAAAAAGCATATTATTCAGAGACGGATGAGCAAGGTAGACGCGCACTCATATTTAGAATACCTCACGAGACAGTTGTCTTAAAAGATCTTATATATGGGAACATAGAATTTGATAATGCGCTTATAAAAGATCTTGTCATTATAAAATCTGATGGCATGCCGACCTACAATTTTGCCTGCACGATTGACGATGCTCTCATGAATATAACACATATCATTCGCGGAGATGATCATATTTCCAATACTCCCAAACAAATACCTCTTTATGAAGCGCTTGGTTTTGATTTGCCACACTATGCTCATGTCCCAATGATTTTGGGGGAAGATAAAGCGCGCTTATCAAAACGTCATGGAGCGACATCTGTTACCTATTATAAAGATGAAGGCTATCTGCGAGAAGCATTGAATAACTATTTGCTGCTTTTAGGGTGGTCACCAGGGGATGATCGCGAGATATTTTCTGGTGAAGAAATGATAAGAGAGTTTACCTTAGATAAAGTGAGTAAAAAAAGCGCGGTGTTTTCAATTGATAAGCTTTCGTGGATGAATGGCATGTATATTCGCAAAGAGGATAGGCAGATTCTATATGATAGGGTACATACGTATTTAATAGCAAAGGGCGCGATTACCGATAAATACGATAAAAATACATTAAACACGATAATAGATTTATTTAAAGATCGTGTGAAAGTTATCAATGATTTTTTTGATATGGGTGATTTCTTCTTTGTGGGTAAAATTGATTATTCAGAAGAACTCTGCAGTAAATTTATTATGAAAGATGGTATAATTAACGCATTAGAAATTGTACGTGACAGAATTAATGAACTATCAAACTTTGACGAAAATTCGATTGAAGAATTATGTCGGACAATTAATGAAGAATGCGGATTAAAGACTAAACATTTTTTTCAATCAATTCGAATAGCATTAACAGGTAAAACAGTGAGCCCAGGTTTATTTGAAACAATGGTGGTATTAGGGAAGGACACGGTTTTACAAAGGTTGGAGAATCTACTTAATGTATGTAATGAATCTTGCAAATAG
- a CDS encoding CDP-alcohol phosphatidyltransferase family protein: MYVMNLANRITILRIILIPVFIGLILKFRQMPSGTGEAYWMLAVSVFFLAVVSDAVDGYIARAYKQQTKLGTYLDPIADKFLLVSTVIVFSIPSEHFVTLPLWIITSVISRDIIIVMGSLIIYLMTGTLRVEPSFLGKMTTFFQMTMIIWILFMFPHPEYIWRFAGGFTIVSGLGYIYSGSKQFNGSQSHNNEHAK, translated from the coding sequence ATGTATGTAATGAATCTTGCAAATAGAATAACCATTCTAAGAATTATCTTGATTCCGGTATTCATCGGACTGATACTCAAATTTAGGCAGATGCCGAGTGGTACGGGTGAAGCATATTGGATGCTTGCGGTAAGTGTATTTTTTTTGGCTGTTGTTTCTGATGCAGTTGATGGATATATTGCCCGTGCATATAAACAACAAACAAAGTTAGGCACCTATTTAGATCCTATTGCAGACAAATTTTTGCTTGTCAGCACAGTTATTGTTTTCAGTATTCCATCAGAGCACTTTGTGACGTTGCCGCTCTGGATTATTACCTCAGTTATTAGTCGTGATATAATAATTGTGATGGGATCACTGATTATATATCTAATGACAGGGACTTTGAGGGTAGAGCCGAGTTTTCTTGGTAAAATGACAACTTTTTTTCAAATGACTATGATTATATGGATACTCTTTATGTTTCCTCATCCTGAATATATCTGGAGGTTTGCAGGAGGATTTACAATAGTTTCAGGGTTGGGATACATTTATTCGGGGAGTAAGCAGTTTAATGGAAGTCAATCACACAATAACGAACATGCGAAGTGA
- a CDS encoding secondary thiamine-phosphate synthase enzyme YjbQ: MKTYRQELYFTTKKRYEFLNITSHVEEALAKSDVKEGLCLVNAMHITASVFINDNERGLHNDFMSWLEKLAPYGVDKYQHHGTGEDNGDAHLKRTIMGREVVVAITNGRLDFGPWEQIFYGEFDGMRKKRVLIKIIGE, encoded by the coding sequence ATGAAGACTTATAGGCAAGAATTGTATTTTACTACTAAGAAACGGTATGAATTTCTTAATATTACATCTCATGTTGAGGAGGCATTGGCAAAGAGTGACGTAAAAGAAGGGCTCTGCTTGGTTAACGCAATGCACATCACCGCAAGTGTATTTATTAACGATAATGAAAGAGGTCTCCATAACGATTTTATGTCATGGCTTGAAAAACTTGCTCCCTATGGTGTTGATAAATATCAGCATCATGGTACCGGTGAAGATAATGGCGATGCGCATTTAAAACGTACGATAATGGGCAGAGAAGTGGTTGTTGCAATAACGAACGGAAGGCTCGACTTTGGCCCATGGGAACAGATTTTTTATGGTGAGTTTGACGGTATGAGAAAAAAAAGAGTTTTAATTAAGATAATAGGAGAGTGA